One Candidatus Nitrososphaera evergladensis SR1 genomic window carries:
- a CDS encoding LPXTG cell wall anchor domain-containing protein → MTASISFSGSGFDFDINMYGFTPGELVTIVFTNVNNSNDMYSIDTYVGYNPIHVLQQHFPAEAEGNYHVTAVGSTGTKAENTLTIGYPTVQGILPNTEVPLENITNQGGETVPIFGQLESIGGAAVPSAIPTQTSQNNSIPLVLAGGALLGGLLLISGGKKKVFA, encoded by the coding sequence ATGACAGCAAGTATCAGTTTTTCAGGGTCAGGATTTGACTTTGACATTAACATGTACGGATTCACACCCGGCGAATTAGTTACCATCGTCTTTACCAACGTGAACAACTCTAATGATATGTATTCGATCGACACCTATGTAGGTTACAATCCGATACATGTCCTGCAGCAACATTTCCCGGCGGAAGCTGAAGGCAATTACCACGTCACGGCCGTAGGTTCAACTGGCACAAAGGCGGAAAATACTTTGACTATAGGTTATCCTACCGTGCAGGGCATTCTGCCAAATACAGAAGTGCCTCTGGAAAATATCACAAATCAAGGTGGAGAGACGGTACCAATATTCGGGCAGCTCGAATCGATTGGTGGAGCAGCTGTACCTTCAGCTATTCCTACTCAAACTTCACAGAATAATTCAATTCCATTAGTCTTGGCAGGTGGAGCTCTGTTAGGAGGTCTGTTGCTAATATCTGGTGGAAAGAAGAAAGTGTTTGCCTGA
- a CDS encoding HEPN domain-containing protein produces the protein MQNSDLTLTKALFKTALSDYNAAKLLWEKGFYPQCIFYLEQAFEKASKSIIAHFSVNLKKCPQEKIEKELKKSFGHNNKYSAYTVVMELLEADKWKKQQSGKWNEKQANVAFAFAEGHKKTKQNYKIEQYCNMVDYYYSKYNQFMAHPKLRHPANAILALNWALSSCFEDMENRARYPLSEHGYLNLDKLNQEKNKDCYKLLLIMVRDYINRTPDLINVANEQLPPYYNRQR, from the coding sequence TTGCAAAATAGTGATCTAACTCTTACGAAAGCACTTTTCAAAACTGCACTTTCTGATTATAATGCTGCAAAGCTATTATGGGAGAAGGGATTCTATCCACAATGCATTTTCTACTTAGAACAAGCCTTTGAAAAGGCAAGCAAATCTATTATTGCGCACTTTTCCGTTAACCTCAAAAAATGTCCTCAAGAGAAAATTGAAAAAGAATTGAAGAAATCTTTCGGGCACAATAACAAGTATTCTGCCTATACGGTAGTAATGGAGCTACTTGAAGCTGACAAGTGGAAGAAACAACAATCCGGGAAGTGGAACGAAAAACAGGCTAACGTTGCTTTTGCTTTTGCTGAAGGTCATAAGAAAACAAAGCAGAATTACAAAATTGAACAATATTGCAATATGGTCGATTACTACTATTCGAAATACAATCAATTCATGGCACACCCTAAACTAAGACATCCTGCTAATGCAATCTTGGCGTTAAATTGGGCATTGTCCAGCTGCTTTGAAGATATGGAGAATAGAGCAAGATACCCGCTTTCAGAACACGGATACTTGAATCTAGATAAACTAAACCAAGAAAAGAACAAAGACTGTTACAAATTGCTCCTTATCATGGTAAGAGACTACATTAACCGAACGCCTGATTTGATTAATGTTGCAAACGAGCAATTACCACCGTATTATAACAGACAGAGATAG